Below is a window of Malus domestica chromosome 13, GDT2T_hap1 DNA.
CGCTAGACCGTTTTATTCTACAACTAATTATTTTTGAAGCAATAagaattttttgtcaaaaacaaatcaaagaaCAAAAAGTGGTAATTGAATGACAAATTTTAAGTGTGTCAGAAAACAGTTCGTTACACTaagtatatataaatacaattagttggaaattttttatttttaaatttccaaTCAATTGCATTATTCTATTTGGTGTACTGGCAGTGCACACTAAAAAGTCTCTCTAATTGAACGGGCAGGATCCAATTCTCCCGATTCTCTTAAGCCAATCTCAACCCGCTATTTTACCCAATCCGCTAGGGTTTCTCCTGTCTGCCGAAACCAAAGCTAGGTTCTTCAGCCGCTCTCTGAGCAGATCTTTCTCTCCTCCTCTCCTCAGGTAAACTCCAATGCCcatttcttgttcttcattTCGATTTATCTCATCTAATTCGCCACTCTGTTGTTTCCCGAGAAAGTGTAGGAAAATTGATTTTCCTCTgcgccaagaaaaaaaaaaagcaataagCTTTTCAGTATCCTGTGACGCGAAAAAATCCCAGGATTACAAAATAaatatgtgtgcgtgtgtgcgtgtgtgtgtgtgtaaaaggGGTTGGGTGTTTGTGAAATTGGATATAGGAGAAATTTTAGATTGCGTTTTTTGGTGTTGGTTCAGTAACTTGTACTGATTATTTTGAGTAATTTCTGGGAAATGTGGTAAAATAAGTGGAGTTGCAGAAATATATGCCCTTTTGCGGTTACTTGGACTGATAAGATGAGCTAACCGGAATTTGCGATGCATGGATTATTAATACAACAGCGTTTCGagttttatgatttatttttaGATATTCATACAAtgcttattttattttccagatttgtcaACATGTTTACCTCAAGAAAGAAGATTCACAAGGATAAGGATGCTGAACCCACTGAATTTGAAGAGTCTGTTGCACAGGTAAGTTATTGCTGTTGTTTATTGTGCTTGTCGGTCCTGCTATTGTTGTTCATAACTGTAAGTTATGATCAGGAGCTCTTACCTAAAAATGTCATTGTATCTGCAGGCGATATTTGATTTGGAAAACACAAACCAGGAACTGAAAAGTGACCTTAAGGATCTATATATAAATTCAGCAATGTAAGAATGGTTTATTGAATGCTTGTGTGTTTTAAAATTTTCCCATTGTATGACTTATGGTCCTCCGTTCAATGCAGTCAAGTAGATGTGGCTGGGACTGGGAAGAAATCTGTTGTTATCCATGTGCCCTATAGATTGAGGAAGGCTTACCGCAAGATCCATGTTCGTCTTGTGAGGGAGCTAGAGAAGAAGTTCAGTGGAAGGGTAATTGGTGATCTATGCTATTTATAAATGTTGAATAAACTGAGATTAGTTTTACTTTGGTGATTTTACGTTGTACTTGCTTCTGGGCAATACATTTTGTGCTTGATAGTTTAGGACAGTTCTGCCACTCTTGTAGTCCCTTATTTCACGTTTTTGTCTTCTCATATTTATTTATCTGTCTAAAATAAGTGATTCTGGTTTAACTCTCTTGTACCCTAATTTGTATTTTATTGCAGCAATTCGGCCTTCTTCAGTAATTTTATGGTGCCTTCTAATTTTTCATGTGGTAGGATGTGATCCTGATTGCCACTCGTAGGATAGTGAGGCCTCCTAAGAAGGGTTCTGCCATTCAACGGCCCCGCACTCGTACCCTAACTGGTGTGCACGAGGCAGTGTTGGAGGATGTTGTTTCGCCTGCTGAGATTGTTGGAAAGCGCATCAGATATCGCCATGATGGATCCAAGATAATGAAGGTATTGCCATGAttttcaaaggaaaaaaaaaatattttcactgtTACACACTTGGAAAGGGAAAAGGTTTGTGGTTGATCATCGAAAAGATGTCACCCTTATGAAGATTTGAAAACACTCGTGTACACAAACTGATAAGATAGTACCTTTGGTGGCATGGATAAAGTGATAGATTTCAAATAGAAGTGCATATATGGGTTGTCACTGGTTTCTTTGTACAGTTTTCTGCTGGATTGTTACCATATTTATCTATATCTGATTGTAATGTTGGACAGGTGTTTTTGGACCCTAAGGAACGGAACAACACCGAATACAAGTTGGAGAGCTTTTCTGCAGTTTATCGGACGCTTTCAGGAAAGGATGTTGTCTTTGAGTACCCAATAACTGATGCTTAGAACTGAGCTCTTTTTACATACATGGGGTTTCAAGTTGCATTTTAGATTCCATGCTTTGTTGTTTATGTGGAAAGTTTCATACACGTTTGATAGGTTACACGATTTGTGTTTGTTTTCATGGAACAAAACTTTGTTTATGGGTCTTTTTGTATAATTAAGTTATAGGTTACGCACTTTGTACGTTGTCTTAGTAACGCAACTAGTACATACCATTGCTACATGGGGTTATAGGCTCATTTGTAAACCATCATAGGAACTCTAAGAGCTGCTTTCCTAAGgttctaaggccatctccaaccgaagggtccagagggccagagggccgaaaatagccctaaaaccgtctccaaccgaaggctaggccagagggctcgggaatctgggagggccccacgggatcggagagggctgcaGGGCTgtagggctggctatttttttttaatgtttctcatttctgtcggttataaccgacagaaataatataatatatattatttctgtcggttataaccgacagaaataacaatttgaatttaaacttccaacggctagcgccactagccgttgtaaacctttttttttttatgaatttaaacctttttttttctttttttttctataacttcctataacttctattttacaaaatttgtttcaatttttttaattctatttttttcctataacttatattttacaaaatttggttcatatttttttcatataacttctattttacaaaatttgtttcatatttttttttaaattccatttttttcctataacttctatttcacaaaatttgtttcatattttttttaaattctatttttttcctataacttcctaaaccattatacaacattaaattaaattaagtaacatgaaacaacattaaacaatatgaaacaacattaaataacattaaccaacataaaaattatacaacactaaccaacatgatttttaaataaaattaagttgtagtttttaaataataaattatgtttggtcctatggccctttggccctcggttggagacggttttctgTGACAGggttaaaacgagccctctggccctctagccctcggttggagacggaggcaaatatggccctgtactgttcattaaaatattaatatcttggagaatcttggagggccagagggctaaaacgagccatctggccagccatcggttggagatggcctaaggtcCTCATTTTTAGAACCTGTGAGGTCCTTTTTTATATGGGCCATCAAATTAATCTTACGGTAAATGAAGCTATCAACTTAAATAATTCTTGTTACTCGGaaacaaaatattaattgataaaacttataaaaaaaaaagaaagagagaaggttTCACGCCATGTCGAATTTTTTCCATCTGCAAACCTAGTCCCCTTGTTGAATATCTAAACCCAGCGAAACCAATTGCATAAAATCCTTGTAGCATCACACATCCAATCTTTTATTAATAATATTCAAATCCAGTTAGTTATAAAGCTCAAAAGACGCAAGAGATTAAGCATAATCCTACATTAAGCCATATCACTAGTAATggggataattttttttttcaatcgatTGCCTGCTGAAGTGCAGCTCTGTAGAAAAGGGAGTTCTAAAATTTGCCATCACACAATAGTTCTATGCCTCAGTTATTGGGTACTCAAACATGATAGTTCTATGCCTCAGTTATTGGGTActcaaacaccacatctttccCTGAAAGCTTCCGGTAAACTGCAGAAAAACTCTCGAGCTTGTATTCGGTGTTGTTTTATTCCTTCGGGTCCAAGAAAACCTGTCAATCATTGCATTTTAAAACTAGAAAAATATGGTAGTCAACAAAAAACTGCATTGAACTAAGCATTAACAACCCCGCATGTCTATTTTTTTCTAAGTGGATATGGAGACTCTTTACTATGTGTTATCCTAAACCGTCTTTAGATCGTAGAATTATATGAGTGGATATAATCCGGATAGATCAATATATACTATAGTGTCTCGAATACAGAATGGCGAGCCTCTTGCCATACGTGTTAAGACGAGATTAGTATAATTGATTACACTAAACATGATCACTTACTTGCTGAGTCAGAAATTTACAATACTGGGGTCATAAATAAGAAACTTCTGAAAATTaatcatactttcatttataattgTCTACGTGGTGTTATCATATTTTGGAAATGGAGTATTacatcattatcaatagaatcAAATACATTTCTCATTGCATACAACTAAGTTACCATTCAACCATTCATTTCTTATAGAGTgaattcttccacaatattgaTCACCGGAAATATTCTCCCTACTTTGAAATGTTATAGTTTTGGTATGTTTTCAACAACTAGCAAGCCTTATACCACCAAGTGGGGTTGACGAATTTTTAGTTCTTCTCAATTAAAAAATTGTTATTTTGTTTGCCTTAGCTATAATAGGGGTCGTATTAAGATTCAAAGTGGTcgtataaaaattcaaaagtggAGGTATTTGAAGTTGATAAGTGTATGTATCCGTGGAAATAAACCTCTAGTCCTCAACTAACCTGAATGTTCATTGGTCAACAAGCACCATGCCCACCAATTAGCTTTCATTAGCATGATCCTTGTGAATGACCAAACCGCATGAAATAAGTGGTTAACTTGTCAAGAGTCTGTGATATCCATGATAGTTAGTAATGTGGTGGGGGAAAAAGCAGTATTAAACTCCAATCAAGATATTGGGGGAAACTAATAAGTTTATGAGTTTTTTTatctgcatttttttttgtgaactaAAATTAAGGGACCATGTTATATGCCACCATGAACCCAACTATTGTCATCACCAtctcaattaccaccaccaccacctctctTTGTTCTTTCTCTACTATCCCACCCTAAACCTAGACTTGGCAAATGGGTTGGTTTTGAAGGTTCGGGTTGGGTTGGTTACAAACCTTTTTTTAACGGGTCACCTAAATttgacccgttaagttaacgagTGAAAACGGCTCAATATGAGAACACCCGGTATGTTAATGGGTCAACCATATCACGCGTTAACAAAATCGTAACTTTTCAGTTAGAATTTTTCATGTCTTTCAAATCCAaaatttcttcatcatttcaaacaaaattaaatacatCTTTTGATATAATAACAATTTCATGGAAAAATAAGAGAAATTGAACCCAATTTTTACACCATTTCATATTTGTTGAGAGTATCAATCTCACATTGAAGAAAGAAAGGACATTGCATGTGATTATAAGTAGTTGGACTACTCCTATATAACCAATTGGTTTATGGTGGAATCCTAACttttttcatggtatcagagcatgttaggcttgaaaattcctCATACatgagggggcgtgttgagagtgTCAATTCCATATCGAAGAAAGAAGGGACCTTGATTGTTAATATATTCAACTGTTGCTCAAATAATCTTTACATAGTCTAAGCTTTTCTTTCAAATCAGGCACGATGAATTTGATTCGTATTACACTATTGTAATAGTGGTGTATGTGGATACAAATTTCCGCCATCttctcctttgacgaaaatgcacttgaaaaataataacatttaagattaaggccaaaagcctcatgagcccacgatgaattgggaggggggggaggggggttttggccaaagaatctccgatgccaaagttagaattttgaaaaagaatgtgtttaggagtttgtgggtagcaaattacttagatttttagtgggataatagggctatttataggggagtgaccgaccctatttggagaatagtAGCCAGCCATACATGATGTAATTGgagaataattgcaagatattatgcgaaataatatcttgcaattaacatggtaattaatcccaaattaaataggaagttttaggagttaccttttgaataaggatttgatgaggaatgatgagagagatttgaataaataccatttggATCACATTTGACTTttccttgattgagccgttattatCCACTGCATGCTCGTGGGAATTCcggtgtgcctcaagggtaattttgtctttttaacccaaaagtcCACATGTCACCTCcacaattttcttgattatttttggctccacaaatgcccctaaATCTGCTGGGCTGCTCccaggaaagggcagcaggtgtaaagATCTCCAAGTTTGATGCAGATTCCCACTTGgacttggaattagattcttttaggaaagggaaataaatcgcCTCCAAAGcatatttaagtctaccttaagtaggagattaaatcaacttcggaggacaattatttatccctacaaaaaagagagaaagctagatgatatttgttccccctccctaACATTCTTTTTcgcttgcccgtgcaaagaacCATTTtccgttgatttctttgtcttctccgcatcgcaccaatgtaagaaaaacttaattttctttgtcttcttcttgggtggtGCTACCATGGGGCAGCCGTTGGGGTGATGTGACACATCAGCTAGCAGAGACTAGGAGTTGGCTCGACATGGGCCGA
It encodes the following:
- the LOC103405357 gene encoding small ribosomal subunit protein eS7-like, with amino-acid sequence MFTSRKKIHKDKDAEPTEFEESVAQAIFDLENTNQELKSDLKDLYINSAIQVDVAGTGKKSVVIHVPYRLRKAYRKIHVRLVRELEKKFSGRDVILIATRRIVRPPKKGSAIQRPRTRTLTGVHEAVLEDVVSPAEIVGKRIRYRHDGSKIMKVFLDPKERNNTEYKLESFSAVYRTLSGKDVVFEYPITDA